The following coding sequences lie in one Niabella agricola genomic window:
- a CDS encoding TVP38/TMEM64 family protein: MRRNNKVPERKIRKWLRILWVLLITGGVLFYLCNRQYFTQEAIAAYLFQHRQQAWLLYFGLCILRGIFLLPSTPFLFAGILIFKDSPLMLFGVFMLSIWVVAAFIYYAAGYLRFSGLQEAPKLQRIQQGLQHKQGFWLILGWAFMPFTPTDLVCYAAGLLRIRFWHFILPLLLGEAVICALYIMNGRLIFS, from the coding sequence ATGCGCAGAAACAATAAAGTACCGGAACGAAAGATCCGGAAATGGCTTCGCATCCTGTGGGTGCTATTGATTACCGGCGGCGTGCTTTTTTACCTGTGCAACCGGCAATATTTTACACAGGAAGCCATCGCTGCATACCTGTTTCAACACCGGCAGCAGGCCTGGCTGTTGTATTTTGGGCTCTGTATCCTGAGAGGAATATTTCTGCTGCCCTCCACCCCATTTCTTTTCGCGGGCATCCTTATCTTCAAAGATAGTCCCCTGATGTTGTTTGGCGTATTTATGCTGAGCATTTGGGTAGTCGCCGCCTTTATTTACTATGCAGCGGGTTACCTGCGTTTTTCCGGTTTACAGGAGGCACCCAAACTACAGCGCATTCAGCAGGGCTTGCAGCATAAGCAGGGATTTTGGCTGATCCTGGGTTGGGCCTTTATGCCGTTTACGCCTACAGACCTGGTTTGTTATGCAGCGGGATTGTTGCGCATCCGGTTCTGGCATTTTATACTGCCACTGTTGCTGGGCGAAGCGGTGATTTGTGCGCTTTATATTATGAACGGGAGGCTGATCTTTTCCTGA
- a CDS encoding magnesium transporter CorA family protein — translation MAIDEIPRLLTVAQCDAALQKLSAVTRKLTAKQHRLEDRVEAHRQVISKTRDEIGKLQWELSRLHTALTSMTDGRRARECRCRITLATGRIQQLELRLEDRLPALAMIQFDLGEVLHALEQAAQYRLAYEANRSELLQEAATLRPETAVQPESAAVIPLIPAPRPAADQKPAAPQPVARLFQKQKGRRWMKARPVAKRAV, via the coding sequence ATGGCCATTGATGAAATACCGCGGCTGTTAACCGTCGCCCAATGCGATGCAGCCCTCCAAAAGCTATCTGCAGTAACCCGGAAACTTACGGCTAAGCAACACCGGCTCGAAGACCGGGTAGAAGCCCATCGGCAAGTGATTTCCAAAACGAGGGATGAAATCGGTAAACTGCAATGGGAGTTATCCCGGCTGCACACAGCATTAACAAGTATGACAGACGGACGCCGTGCTCGGGAATGCCGCTGCCGTATCACTCTGGCAACCGGTCGCATTCAGCAGTTGGAGCTGCGCCTGGAAGATCGGCTGCCGGCACTGGCGATGATACAATTTGATCTGGGTGAAGTCCTCCACGCGCTGGAACAGGCTGCGCAATACCGGTTGGCCTATGAAGCAAACCGTTCCGAATTGCTGCAGGAGGCAGCTACCCTCCGGCCGGAGACAGCTGTTCAACCGGAGTCAGCAGCCGTAATACCGCTGATTCCTGCCCCCCGGCCGGCAGCGGATCAAAAACCAGCGGCCCCCCAACCGGTTGCCCGGCTCTTTCAGAAACAAAAAGGGAGGCGGTGGATGAAAGCAAGGCCGGTGGCGAAGCGGGCGGTGTGA